From the Apus apus isolate bApuApu2 chromosome 4, bApuApu2.pri.cur, whole genome shotgun sequence genome, one window contains:
- the APELA gene encoding apelin receptor early endogenous ligand, with protein MRLQLLLCIVILFLASLLPAGGQRPANLALRRKVHRHGCSHRRCMPLHSRVPFP; from the exons ATGAGGCTCCAACTGCTCCTTTGTATCGTGATTTTATTCCTGGCGAGCCTCCTGCCAGCCGGCGGGCAGAGGCCAG CCAACCTGGCCCTGCGCAGGAAGGTCCACCGGCATGGCTGCTCCCACCGGCGCTGCATGCCGCTCCACTCCCGGGTGCCCTTCCCCTGA